A stretch of DNA from bacterium:
GATCTCGCCTTCGCGACCGTCGGCGAGCTGTCCGCCCTGCTGCGCTCGCGGCGGGTCACCTCCCTGGAACTCACCGAACTGTTCCTCGGCCGTCTCCAACGGCTGGGGCCGGAACTGGCGTGCGTCGTCTCGCTGACGCCGGAGATCGCGCGGGAGCAGGCCCGCCGCGCCGACCGCGAGATCGCCGCCGGGCGCTGGCGCGGGCCGCTGCACGGCGTGCCCTACGGCGTGAAGGACCTGCTGGCGGTGCGCGGCACACGCACGACCTGGGGCGCGGAACCCTACCGGGACCAGACGCTCGACGAGACGGCCACGGTCGTCGCGAAGCTCGAGGCGGCGGGCGCGGTGCTCTGCGCCAAGCTGACCCTGGGCGCCCTGGCCATGGGCGACCAGTGGTTCGGCGGCCAGACCCGCAACCCGTGGGACCTGGAGCAGGGCAGCAGCGGCTCCTCCGCCGGCCCGGCCTCGGCGGTGGCGGCGGGCCTGCTGCCCTTCGCCATCGGCTCGGAGACCTGGGGCTCGATCGTCTCGCCGTCGATGCGCTGCGGCACGACCGGCCTGCGGCCGACCTTCGGCCGCGTCAGCCGCGCCGGGGCGATGGCCCTGAGCTGGTCGATGGACAAGCTCGGGCCCATGGCCCGCTGCGCCGAGGACTGTGCGCTGGTCTTCGAGACGATCCGCGGGGCCGACGGGCGGGACCCCTCGGTGATCGAGGCGCCGTTCCCGTACGCGCCGCGCGCGGACCTGCGCGGGCTGCGGGTCGGCTTCGCGCCCGCGGCCTTCGACACCGCGGGCGACCGCGAGGACCCCGGCCTCGCCCGGGACCGCGCAGCGCTCGCGGCGCTGCGCGGGTTGGGCGCCGAACTGGTGCCCGTCGAGCTGCCGCGCACCGACGCGATGCCGCTGTCGGTGATCCTGACCGCCGAGGCGGCCGCCGCCTTCGAGGAGCTGACGCTCTCGGGCCGCGACGACCTGCTCTCGCAGCAGGGGCGCGGCGACTGGCCCAACATCTTCCGCGCCGCGCGCCTGATCCCCGCGGTGGAGTACCTCCAGGCCAACCGGCTGCGGGCGCAGCTCATGGCGGAGGT
This window harbors:
- a CDS encoding amidase, translating into MNVRLLKTVTPLFAALWLLTGCGEKIVEGDAPPAAGLAEAEALLGLEFTPRERALMREDLAEQRAAFLALRARTPANDVAPPLVFDPRPAGFRPTVPDRPPRWRETAAPPRPADLEDLAFATVGELSALLRSRRVTSLELTELFLGRLQRLGPELACVVSLTPEIAREQARRADREIAAGRWRGPLHGVPYGVKDLLAVRGTRTTWGAEPYRDQTLDETATVVAKLEAAGAVLCAKLTLGALAMGDQWFGGQTRNPWDLEQGSSGSSAGPASAVAAGLLPFAIGSETWGSIVSPSMRCGTTGLRPTFGRVSRAGAMALSWSMDKLGPMARCAEDCALVFETIRGADGRDPSVIEAPFPYAPRADLRGLRVGFAPAAFDTAGDREDPGLARDRAALAALRGLGAELVPVELPRTDAMPLSVILTAEAAAAFEELTLSGRDDLLSQQGRGDWPNIFRAARLIPAVEYLQANRLRAQLMAEVDRMFAGIDLYVGPSFAGQDLLVFNLTGHPSVVAPDGFDGEGHPRAWCFVGRLFDEATLLAAAGAWQEATGWHRAHPPRYAAASSGAASAR